The following proteins are co-located in the Sulfitobacter guttiformis genome:
- a CDS encoding DeoR/GlpR family DNA-binding transcription regulator, translating to MASNFRQKEILDLARKEGKVTVDALADLYDVTVQTIRRDLSDLAESGRLERVHGGAVVPSGVVNILYEERRRLNDVGKKAIAVECARTIPDGASVFMNIGTTTEAVAHELLDHENLLVVTNNLNIANILAINHSCEIILAGGVLRRADGGIVGGLTVEMVKQFKFDYSVLGCSAIDADGDLLDFDGQEVMVSKIAIQRSRKVMIVADHLKLTRKAPLTICSLSEVDVLLTDGRLSAELIANCNSWGCQLVTV from the coding sequence CCCTCGCGGATCTCTACGATGTCACTGTTCAGACAATCAGGCGTGATCTCTCCGATCTTGCAGAAAGTGGGCGGCTTGAAAGAGTGCATGGAGGTGCGGTTGTGCCTTCTGGCGTTGTGAACATCCTGTATGAAGAGCGCCGTCGCCTGAACGATGTGGGCAAAAAGGCGATTGCTGTCGAATGCGCGCGCACTATTCCTGATGGGGCATCAGTTTTTATGAACATCGGCACAACTACCGAAGCAGTCGCGCATGAGTTGCTGGATCATGAAAATCTGCTGGTTGTCACAAACAATCTCAATATCGCAAATATTTTGGCGATCAATCACAGCTGCGAAATCATCCTGGCGGGTGGTGTTCTGCGTCGCGCAGATGGCGGCATCGTGGGCGGTTTGACAGTCGAAATGGTCAAGCAGTTCAAGTTTGACTATTCGGTTCTGGGCTGCTCGGCCATTGATGCCGACGGAGACCTGCTGGATTTCGACGGGCAAGAAGTGATGGTCAGCAAAATCGCAATTCAGCGATCTCGCAAAGTTATGATTGTGGCCGATCATCTCAAGCTTACACGCAAGGCGCCCCTTACAATCTGCTCGTTGAGCGAAGTTGATGTGCTGCTTACAGACGGCAGGCTATCCGCAGAGCTGATAGCAAATTGTAACAGCTGGGGTTGTCAACTTGTGACCGTATGA
- a CDS encoding carbohydrate ABC transporter permease gives MKDRTEIGWLFVAPAALILSLVGLVPLITVVNYSFFEIFILDARFWVGTEWYADIIGSGRFWASFGRSTLFSASALTLQIPLGIAIALCIPKRKIWVGITLALVALPLLVPWNMIPSLWLSLLNSESGILGRILPNLGWPSDWKLSTRHTWAVIIVMDVWHWTSLVVLLCYSALTTVPAAYYQAAAIDGASPWQVFRHIQLPKLHHVLLMAILLRFMDSFMIYTEAFPINAGGPDGATTFLAVDLGEEIKAFNYGPSAARSVIYFMIVLTVAWMFSKAQGKLDRGEQS, from the coding sequence ATGAAGGACCGGACTGAAATTGGCTGGTTGTTCGTGGCACCTGCCGCTCTGATCTTGTCGCTCGTCGGGCTGGTCCCCCTGATCACAGTAGTGAACTATTCCTTTTTTGAGATTTTCATTCTGGACGCACGATTTTGGGTTGGAACTGAATGGTACGCTGACATAATCGGGTCCGGGCGTTTCTGGGCCAGTTTTGGCCGCAGCACGTTGTTTTCCGCAAGTGCCCTCACCCTCCAGATCCCCCTTGGCATCGCGATTGCGCTTTGTATTCCAAAACGCAAAATCTGGGTCGGCATCACACTCGCCCTTGTTGCTTTGCCCTTGCTGGTCCCTTGGAACATGATCCCGTCACTGTGGCTCAGCCTGCTTAATTCAGAGAGCGGCATATTAGGTCGCATACTACCAAATCTGGGCTGGCCGTCTGACTGGAAACTTTCAACACGGCACACTTGGGCCGTGATCATTGTCATGGATGTCTGGCATTGGACCAGCCTTGTTGTGCTTCTGTGCTACAGCGCTTTGACAACAGTTCCAGCTGCTTACTATCAAGCGGCGGCAATTGACGGGGCCAGCCCGTGGCAGGTGTTTCGCCACATCCAGCTACCAAAATTGCATCATGTTCTGCTTATGGCGATCCTGCTTCGGTTTATGGACTCCTTCATGATCTACACCGAAGCCTTTCCAATCAACGCAGGCGGCCCTGACGGCGCTACGACATTTCTTGCCGTGGATTTGGGCGAAGAGATAAAGGCCTTCAACTATGGTCCCTCCGCTGCGCGATCCGTGATCTATTTCATGATCGTTTTGACAGTGGCGTGGATGTTCAGCAAAGCCCAGGGCAAGCTGGATCGCGGGGAGCAGTCGTGA
- a CDS encoding carbohydrate ABC transporter permease, with the protein MVLLAFILFACLPLVQMTIISFIVTLPKPNAGLGSLTLSNYAMIWKDPNLRHAFVNSIAYVLINICITVPIAIPAAYAFARMSFSGDKHLFLAFIAFRITPPVVLTLPIFQLFSALGIVNSVFGIALAHCLFNLPISIWILQGFISAVPKEIDETAFLDGYSRPRFIWKFLLPQIAPGIAVTAFFCFMFSWVEVVFARILTTTNGKPISMAINSLFGFHTDIGLVMAVTTASMIPGAVLLFAMRNHLSLGFRVGRV; encoded by the coding sequence ATGGTCTTGCTGGCCTTCATCCTCTTTGCCTGCCTGCCACTGGTCCAAATGACGATCATCAGCTTCATCGTTACGCTGCCAAAACCGAATGCCGGACTGGGCAGTCTCACCCTCAGCAATTACGCAATGATCTGGAAAGACCCCAATCTGCGTCACGCTTTTGTCAATTCGATTGCCTATGTGCTGATCAACATCTGCATCACTGTTCCCATAGCGATACCTGCAGCCTATGCATTCGCGCGAATGTCTTTTTCAGGCGACAAGCACCTTTTTCTGGCTTTCATCGCCTTCCGGATCACGCCGCCCGTGGTTCTGACCTTGCCAATCTTCCAGCTGTTTTCGGCGCTTGGGATCGTGAATTCCGTCTTTGGGATCGCATTGGCGCATTGCCTGTTCAATCTGCCGATCTCCATCTGGATTTTACAGGGGTTCATTTCGGCTGTCCCCAAAGAAATTGACGAAACCGCCTTTCTAGACGGTTATTCCCGCCCTCGTTTTATCTGGAAATTCCTGTTGCCGCAAATTGCTCCGGGTATCGCTGTGACCGCGTTCTTTTGCTTTATGTTCTCTTGGGTTGAAGTTGTTTTTGCACGCATTCTGACAACCACCAACGGCAAACCGATCAGTATGGCGATCAATTCACTTTTCGGATTTCATACTGACATCGGCCTGGTAATGGCCGTTACAACGGCATCAATGATACCGGGGGCCGTTTTACTCTTTGCGATGCGGAATCATTTGTCGCTGGGTTTCAGGGTTGGCCGCGTTTGA
- a CDS encoding universal stress protein, whose amino-acid sequence MDNKILALLDGSDYSHSVCHHTAWIAQKLGASVDAMHVLGRREGAATTDLSGNLALGARTALLTELATLDEQRAKLAQAKGHAILEDAKAILEQDGVAGVKLHLRKGDLLEAVQAVETGVRAITIGKRGEAHGYADGHLGSNLERIIRASKVPVFVASRAFKPISKVLVAYDASASAKVAIDRMAGSPVFADLPLTVLCVGQDAVKAQAIAEQAVARLQRADVAATALTASGEPEDVLKELVTTEGFNLLVMGAYGHSRIRSLVIGSTTTAMIRTAGIPVLLYR is encoded by the coding sequence ATGGACAACAAGATACTCGCACTGCTGGATGGGTCGGACTATTCGCACAGCGTCTGCCATCACACCGCGTGGATCGCACAGAAGCTGGGAGCCAGTGTCGATGCGATGCATGTCCTTGGCCGCCGCGAGGGCGCAGCCACGACTGACCTGTCGGGCAACCTTGCCCTCGGCGCGCGCACCGCGCTGCTGACCGAGCTGGCGACGCTGGACGAACAGCGCGCCAAGCTGGCACAGGCGAAGGGCCACGCGATCCTGGAGGATGCCAAGGCGATCCTGGAACAGGACGGTGTCGCTGGGGTGAAGCTGCACCTGCGCAAGGGCGATCTGCTGGAGGCGGTGCAAGCTGTGGAAACCGGCGTGCGAGCCATCACTATTGGAAAGCGCGGTGAGGCGCATGGATATGCGGACGGTCACCTCGGGTCGAACCTGGAACGGATCATCCGGGCGTCGAAGGTGCCGGTCTTTGTCGCCTCCCGCGCCTTCAAGCCGATATCCAAGGTGCTCGTGGCCTATGATGCCAGCGCCAGCGCCAAGGTGGCGATTGACCGGATGGCGGGCAGCCCTGTGTTCGCGGATCTGCCGCTGACCGTGCTCTGCGTTGGGCAGGACGCTGTAAAGGCGCAGGCGATAGCGGAACAGGCCGTGGCCAGGCTGCAGCGCGCCGATGTCGCCGCCACCGCCCTGACGGCCAGCGGAGAGCCCGAGGATGTGCTGAAGGAACTGGTCACCACCGAAGGCTTTAATCTACTGGTGATGGGCGCCTATGGCCACAGCCGGATCCGCAGCTTGGTAATCGGATCGACCACCACCGCGATGATCCGGACCGCCGGGATACCGGTGTTGCTCTATCGCTGA
- a CDS encoding SulP family inorganic anion transporter, with translation MISLSDYRQQWFGNIRGDLLAGVVVALALIPEAIAFSIIAGVDPKVGLYASFSIAVLIAFVGGRPGMISAATAATAVLMITLVRDHGLEYLLAATVLAGLIQIGVGFLKLGRFMRYVSKSVMTGFLNALAILIFMAQLPELDLGNPGVTYLTYALVALGLAIIYLLPRVTIAVPSPLVTIIVLTLLVTLMGWDGVRTVGDMGAMPDTLPVFLIPQIPLNLESFLIILPYAIAVAVVGLLESLMTQNIIDDLTDTKSSRDQECIGQGIANTATGFIGGMAGCAMIGQSIINVKSGGRGRLSCFTAGVVLLIFVVGLGDLVGRIPMPALVSIMIMVSIGTFSWSSIKAMRVHPRSSTAVMLATVLTVVYTHNLAIGVLVGVLLSGIFFAAKIAQLFRITTSLSDDGRTRTYVMEGQLFYGSAEDFINAFDFREAPDKVVIDVSRAQIWDISSVQALDMAILKFRREGAEVELIGMNEASRTIVDKLAIHDKPGAMDKLMSH, from the coding sequence ATGATTTCTCTTTCCGACTACCGCCAGCAATGGTTTGGCAACATCCGTGGCGACCTGCTTGCGGGCGTCGTCGTGGCGCTGGCCCTTATCCCTGAGGCCATCGCCTTTTCCATCATCGCGGGCGTGGACCCCAAAGTGGGGCTTTATGCATCGTTCTCCATCGCGGTGCTGATCGCCTTCGTCGGCGGGCGGCCCGGGATGATCTCCGCCGCGACCGCCGCCACCGCCGTGCTCATGATCACGCTGGTGCGCGATCATGGCCTTGAATATCTGCTGGCGGCAACGGTGCTGGCGGGCCTGATCCAGATCGGCGTGGGGTTCCTGAAGCTGGGGCGCTTCATGCGCTACGTATCGAAATCGGTGATGACCGGGTTCCTGAACGCACTGGCGATCCTGATCTTCATGGCGCAACTGCCGGAGCTGGACCTAGGCAACCCAGGCGTGACCTACCTGACCTACGCGCTGGTGGCGCTGGGGTTGGCGATCATCTACCTGCTGCCGCGCGTGACCATCGCCGTGCCCTCGCCGCTGGTCACGATCATTGTGCTGACCCTGCTGGTCACGCTGATGGGCTGGGATGGGGTGCGCACTGTGGGCGACATGGGGGCGATGCCCGATACGCTGCCGGTGTTCCTGATCCCGCAGATCCCGCTGAATCTCGAGAGCTTCCTGATCATCCTGCCCTATGCGATAGCCGTCGCCGTCGTCGGCCTGCTGGAAAGCCTGATGACGCAGAACATCATCGATGACCTGACCGACACCAAATCGAGCCGCGATCAGGAATGCATCGGTCAAGGCATCGCCAATACCGCCACCGGCTTCATCGGCGGCATGGCGGGCTGTGCGATGATCGGCCAGTCGATTATCAACGTCAAATCGGGCGGGCGCGGGCGGTTGTCCTGCTTTACCGCAGGGGTGGTGCTGCTAATCTTCGTCGTGGGGCTGGGCGATCTTGTGGGGCGCATCCCGATGCCCGCGCTGGTGTCGATAATGATCATGGTGTCGATCGGCACATTCTCGTGGTCGTCGATCAAGGCAATGCGGGTGCATCCGCGCTCCTCCACCGCCGTGATGCTGGCGACCGTGTTAACCGTGGTCTATACCCACAACCTCGCCATCGGGGTGCTCGTGGGCGTGCTGCTGTCGGGCATCTTCTTTGCCGCCAAGATCGCGCAGCTGTTCCGCATCACCACCAGCCTGTCCGACGATGGCCGCACCCGGACCTACGTGATGGAAGGCCAGCTGTTCTACGGATCGGCCGAGGATTTCATCAACGCGTTCGATTTCCGAGAGGCCCCGGACAAGGTCGTGATCGATGTGAGCCGGGCGCAGATCTGGGATATAAGTTCGGTCCAGGCGCTGGATATGGCGATTCTGAAGTTCCGCCGCGAGGGGGCGGAGGTTGAACTGATCGGCATGAACGAGGCGTCGCGCACCATCGTCGACAAGCTTGCCATTCATGACAAGCCTGGCGCGATGGACAAGTTGATGAGTCACTGA
- a CDS encoding peptidoglycan-binding domain-containing protein encodes MRTFTLPLILMASFGLSTPVLGQDLGDVIEGIAQSLINQEVDRNAYVAAQNADTVPAYREYLAKFKNGQYRANAENALARLGTPVEGSPASANQAEAKLGITVAQRVSVQRELTRLGYRTYGADGVWGRNTRSAISSWQRDRGDKVTGYVTGKQLRLLARDTAVTPPAENLASVDLTAPQVEARLGITVAQRVSIQRELTRLGHSTYGADGVWGRNTRSAISSWQRDRGDKVTGYVTEEQLRLLSRGIAVTPPTENTLSGGLTAAQTEAALRLTRAQRIAIQSQLTVIGYDAGVADGLWGSRTRSAISAWQRAHQGAQTGYVTASQVKLIASQARTAAAAPDDSASGPALEESLLELTRAERVDLQRRLVRLGYKSLPTDGIFSSETRRAVAEWQADEGETATGYLTADQVRLIRVETGG; translated from the coding sequence ATGCGGACCTTCACACTCCCTCTTATTTTGATGGCAAGCTTTGGCCTCAGCACGCCCGTTCTGGGACAGGACCTTGGCGACGTCATCGAAGGCATTGCACAGTCGTTGATAAATCAAGAGGTCGACCGGAACGCGTATGTCGCGGCGCAGAACGCCGATACCGTCCCAGCATACCGCGAGTATCTGGCGAAGTTTAAGAACGGTCAGTATCGTGCCAATGCCGAAAATGCCCTTGCGCGGCTGGGTACGCCGGTCGAGGGTTCTCCTGCATCAGCAAATCAGGCTGAGGCTAAGCTGGGCATTACCGTTGCGCAGCGCGTGTCTGTGCAGCGAGAATTGACGCGGCTAGGCTATAGAACCTACGGTGCAGACGGCGTCTGGGGTCGTAACACTCGCAGCGCCATTTCCAGCTGGCAGCGAGACAGGGGTGACAAAGTCACAGGCTACGTCACAGGAAAGCAATTGCGGCTGTTGGCAAGGGACACTGCGGTGACACCACCCGCTGAGAATTTGGCCTCGGTTGATTTAACAGCGCCTCAAGTCGAGGCCAGGCTGGGCATTACCGTTGCACAGCGCGTGTCTATTCAGCGGGAGCTGACGCGACTCGGGCATTCGACTTACGGCGCAGACGGCGTCTGGGGGCGCAACACTCGCAGCGCCATTTCCAGCTGGCAGCGAGACAGGGGTGACAAAGTCACAGGCTACGTCACGGAAGAGCAACTGCGGCTGTTATCACGGGGCATTGCGGTGACGCCACCCACAGAAAATACGTTGTCAGGCGGTTTGACGGCGGCTCAGACTGAGGCAGCGCTTCGCCTTACCCGTGCCCAACGGATTGCGATCCAAAGCCAACTGACAGTTATCGGTTACGATGCGGGTGTGGCTGATGGGCTCTGGGGTAGTCGCACGCGTTCTGCAATTTCTGCATGGCAGCGAGCGCACCAAGGGGCGCAGACTGGCTACGTTACTGCGTCTCAGGTGAAGTTGATCGCGAGCCAAGCGAGAACCGCTGCCGCAGCGCCGGATGATAGCGCGTCTGGTCCAGCGCTGGAGGAAAGTCTTCTCGAGCTTACGCGCGCAGAGAGAGTAGATTTGCAGCGCCGACTGGTGCGGCTTGGCTATAAATCATTGCCCACGGACGGAATATTTAGTTCCGAGACCCGGCGCGCTGTTGCTGAATGGCAGGCGGATGAAGGCGAGACTGCGACGGGATATCTGACAGCGGATCAGGTAAGACTGATTAGAGTGGAAACGGGGGGATAG
- a CDS encoding IS5 family transposase (programmed frameshift), with the protein MSNLYWLTEAQMQRLRPLFPKSRGRARVDDRRVLSGIIFLNRNGLRWCDAPAEYGPPKTLYNRWKRWSDMGVFARIMMGLAEQAPDNKTISIDATYLKAHRTASSLRLKKGGGGRLIGLTKGGMNTKLHAIPDTSGRPIRLFITAGQVSDYTGAAALMNGLPEAEWLLADRGYDADWFRETLVDKGTKPCTPGRKSRKKTIKYDKRRYKRRNRIERMFGRLKDWRRVATRYDRSPTVFLSAIALAATVIFWL; encoded by the exons ATGAGCAATTTGTATTGGCTGACTGAGGCGCAGATGCAGCGTCTCAGGCCTCTCTTTCCGAAGAGCCGGGGCCGAGCGCGTGTGGATGATCGCCGTGTTTTGAGCGGCATTATCTTCCTTAATCGTAACGGGTTAAGGTGGTGTGATGCACCTGCCGAGTACGGCCCTCCAAAGACGCTGTATAATCGCTGGAAGCGTTGGAGTGATATGGGTGTGTTTGCTCGGATCATGATGGGGCTGGCTGAGCAGGCTCCCGACAACAAGACCATCTCGATTGATGCCACCTACCTCAAAGCACATCGTACGGCGTCCAGCCTGCGGTTGAAAAAGGGGGGCG GTGGACGCCTGATCGGTTTGACCAAGGGCGGCATGAATACAAAGCTTCATGCTATTCCAGACACCAGCGGTCGCCCGATCCGCCTCTTTATCACGGCAGGGCAAGTCAGCGATTACACCGGGGCTGCCGCCTTAATGAACGGCTTGCCAGAGGCTGAATGGCTCCTCGCTGACAGAGGATACGACGCTGACTGGTTCCGAGAAACCCTTGTAGACAAGGGCACAAAGCCCTGCACTCCTGGCCGCAAGTCGCGCAAGAAGACCATCAAGTATGACAAACGCCGCTACAAAAGGCGCAACCGTATCGAGAGGATGTTCGGCAGGCTCAAAGATTGGCGACGCGTAGCTACACGCTACGACAGATCCCCAACCGTCTTTCTCTCCGCAATAGCTCTCGCAGCAACCGTTATCTTTTGGTTATGA
- a CDS encoding recombinase family protein → MTENLKFSTNSDAAFANLQLQIMGAFAEFERNIIRKREAEGIAKAKEKGLYKDRPKTVDDQRIRDMKHAGFGASAIAQELGIGRSTVYKSFQSN, encoded by the coding sequence CTGACGGAAAATCTGAAATTTTCAACAAATTCGGATGCCGCCTTTGCCAATCTCCAACTGCAAATTATGGGGGCTTTTGCTGAGTTTGAGCGCAACATTATACGTAAACGTGAGGCTGAGGGCATAGCGAAGGCAAAGGAAAAAGGGCTCTACAAGGACCGCCCCAAAACGGTTGACGATCAACGGATCAGGGACATGAAGCACGCTGGGTTCGGAGCGTCTGCCATCGCACAGGAGTTAGGTATAGGCCGATCAACCGTCTATAAGTCTTTTCAATCGAATTGA
- a CDS encoding tyrosine-type recombinase/integrase → MSKSYKNVRLKKDRVYSVEQLTAKYVVTANTVSNWVGEGLKSSGSQTPYLFQGAVVIEFHNRRRGRKDRKLQPGQFQCRGCRSDVFPAIETVKDVYAGNGKHMYSSRCPFCSTKLQKISGEADRDKIEDCRNPNTPTGCLHEEKTSERGSIWTNEIKDNQIFHIGNDRIIHRWQIYAGRYSEKTVVRHLAAIRYFESFLEGKLFAKLTTDDFASVREDLKRRANLDSTDSMSASSIKHTVSHLVMFFDWLLCQDGYRRLPKDFAGYLKLPRAVIARSAQVKQKQFPSLPEAEELLDAMPSRSLLDQRARALFALPFLGALRADTLVSLQIKHLDIEQRMILQDASVVRAKGGKSLSIMWFKIPVAFEVAVLTWVETLQGLGFREDDALFPDAKYLKHRIVVAGRAAVSVPVMATAHAVTAAFDIACRKSDIKYTPHAAKHTIGAERDIRALTQEERKAWSLNMGHDSEHTTEQHYGTMSDNKRFEVLENIGSKKTIDPRNMSEADKAKAFDAMLKVLSDDR, encoded by the coding sequence ATGAGTAAGTCTTATAAGAACGTGAGGTTGAAAAAAGATCGTGTGTATTCTGTTGAGCAATTGACAGCAAAGTATGTGGTCACCGCAAATACCGTATCAAATTGGGTTGGAGAGGGCCTGAAGTCGTCCGGCAGTCAGACGCCATACCTGTTTCAAGGAGCGGTAGTGATAGAGTTTCACAACCGGCGACGAGGGCGTAAAGATCGCAAACTGCAACCGGGTCAATTCCAGTGCCGCGGATGTCGGTCCGACGTATTTCCTGCGATTGAAACGGTAAAGGATGTCTATGCTGGAAACGGCAAACATATGTATTCATCGCGATGCCCTTTCTGTTCCACAAAGCTTCAAAAGATATCAGGTGAGGCTGATCGAGACAAAATTGAAGATTGTCGCAATCCAAATACCCCCACGGGCTGCCTACACGAAGAGAAGACCTCAGAACGTGGTAGTATTTGGACAAACGAGATCAAAGATAACCAGATTTTCCATATCGGGAATGACCGGATCATTCATAGGTGGCAAATATATGCCGGCCGCTATAGCGAGAAAACAGTTGTTCGTCATCTTGCTGCAATCCGATATTTTGAGAGTTTTTTGGAAGGTAAGCTCTTCGCTAAGCTTACCACAGACGATTTTGCCTCCGTGCGGGAAGATCTGAAGCGACGTGCAAACTTGGATTCGACGGACAGCATGTCAGCCTCTTCGATCAAACACACGGTCTCGCATTTGGTCATGTTCTTCGATTGGCTACTGTGCCAAGACGGATACCGGCGTTTACCAAAAGATTTTGCCGGTTACCTCAAGCTTCCTAGGGCCGTTATCGCGCGGTCTGCTCAGGTGAAGCAGAAACAGTTTCCAAGCCTTCCGGAGGCCGAGGAGCTTTTGGACGCAATGCCGTCAAGGTCTTTGCTCGACCAACGTGCCCGAGCTCTTTTTGCCTTACCGTTTCTTGGCGCATTGCGCGCTGACACACTCGTATCTCTTCAGATCAAGCACCTAGATATCGAGCAAAGGATGATTTTGCAGGATGCTAGCGTGGTTCGCGCAAAAGGAGGCAAGAGCCTCAGTATCATGTGGTTTAAAATACCAGTCGCGTTTGAAGTGGCTGTTTTGACTTGGGTTGAGACACTGCAGGGTTTGGGATTTAGGGAAGACGACGCGTTGTTTCCTGACGCCAAGTACTTAAAGCATCGTATTGTGGTCGCTGGCCGTGCCGCAGTTTCGGTGCCAGTGATGGCAACGGCCCACGCAGTTACTGCCGCCTTTGATATTGCTTGCCGAAAGAGCGACATCAAATACACGCCGCATGCTGCAAAGCACACCATCGGCGCCGAACGCGACATCCGTGCGCTCACTCAGGAAGAACGCAAAGCATGGTCGCTGAACATGGGGCACGATAGCGAACATACTACTGAACAACATTACGGAACGATGTCAGATAATAAGCGTTTTGAAGTGCTGGAAAACATAGGAAGCAAAAAAACGATCGATCCCCGAAACATGTCTGAAGCGGATAAAGCCAAGGCATTCGACGCCATGCTCAAAGTATTAAGCGACGATAGGTAG
- a CDS encoding tyrosine-type recombinase/integrase — MALSGKLTKKLVENLGAGRHGDGNGLYLVVDPSGARRWIVRVVVKGQKNKKGAPLRTDFGLGGADIITINQARERALEYRRMAKQGLNPRFNTQREIPTFEEVAQQVHKERMPTWKNAKHGQQWINTLRDYAFPKVGRMPIDSIGQPEVMMCLAPIWTDKHETAKRLAQRIKTVLDVARSKGLRSGENPVTAIKDAQVLPKVKAKPAHHDAMNWRDLPAFYKELSRRNAVAARALQFTILTAARTSEVLDVIWAEIDFDAQLWTVPAVRMKGGVEHRVPLSDEMIKIVEPLREMASKYVFEGQKRHKPLSNMSMLMLLRRMNIDSVTVHGFRSTFRDWASEEANAPREVAEMSLAHQVGSDVERAYARSDLLAKRRELMLRWTNFVAGHDR, encoded by the coding sequence ATGGCTCTATCTGGAAAACTGACCAAAAAGTTGGTCGAAAACTTGGGCGCTGGTCGGCATGGAGATGGAAATGGTCTCTATCTGGTAGTCGACCCATCTGGTGCGCGACGCTGGATTGTTCGTGTCGTTGTAAAAGGACAGAAAAATAAGAAAGGCGCGCCGTTGCGGACTGACTTTGGTTTAGGCGGCGCTGATATAATTACAATTAATCAAGCACGGGAAAGAGCTCTCGAATATCGCCGTATGGCCAAGCAAGGTCTGAACCCACGGTTCAACACTCAGCGAGAGATCCCAACTTTTGAAGAGGTTGCGCAGCAGGTTCATAAAGAGCGTATGCCAACTTGGAAGAACGCCAAGCATGGGCAGCAGTGGATTAATACGCTGCGCGATTACGCTTTTCCAAAGGTCGGACGCATGCCAATTGACAGCATAGGCCAACCAGAGGTGATGATGTGCCTCGCTCCGATATGGACAGATAAGCACGAAACTGCCAAACGATTGGCGCAGCGCATCAAGACGGTTCTAGACGTAGCCCGCTCGAAAGGACTGCGATCCGGCGAAAATCCCGTGACTGCGATTAAGGACGCGCAGGTGCTGCCTAAAGTGAAGGCTAAGCCTGCGCACCATGATGCTATGAATTGGCGAGACCTGCCCGCATTCTATAAAGAGCTGAGCAGGCGCAACGCTGTGGCTGCAAGGGCTTTGCAATTCACGATCTTGACGGCAGCTCGCACTTCGGAAGTTCTAGACGTCATTTGGGCTGAGATCGATTTTGACGCGCAGCTGTGGACGGTACCTGCCGTTCGTATGAAAGGCGGTGTAGAGCACCGCGTTCCGCTCTCAGATGAAATGATTAAAATTGTGGAACCGCTCAGAGAGATGGCCTCAAAATATGTGTTTGAGGGACAGAAACGTCACAAACCACTTTCCAACATGTCAATGTTAATGCTGCTGCGACGTATGAACATCGATAGCGTAACTGTGCATGGCTTTCGGTCCACTTTCCGTGATTGGGCTTCTGAGGAAGCAAATGCACCACGTGAGGTGGCTGAAATGAGCTTGGCACATCAGGTCGGGTCTGATGTCGAGAGGGCCTACGCTCGGTCTGATTTACTGGCCAAGCGACGTGAATTGATGCTTCGCTGGACAAATTTTGTCGCTGGCCATGATAGATAG